From the Phaeodactylum tricornutum CCAP 1055/1 chromosome 24, whole genome shotgun sequence genome, one window contains:
- a CDS encoding predicted protein, translated as MIDPTFPFPSYPRALPTKRDAPVLTLADSSDFLSVGPIVPFHEYLPQKTRQFAVTWPNQTTIRHPKVSMPLNLGEKLLGDFLVAIGVTACVSPFLTIIDKAMVQRSANSHTLLQSATESATAMSRHPFAFVKSPTFLWMWMTYASTYTAVNMIRTLTEHQDYQFVRDHYRNNSDAISSAAPAKPNTNTVVFLGTTAVNTSASLIRDRAYAKMFGNAAATSVPRVSYGLWMARDFTVIGSSFVLPEYVASFLQHRSNLNEADALNVAQLATPLAAQAIAAPLHFVGLDCYNRALSHLPVVPRLVERGRFLAKGFVEVTAAKMIRILPGYGIAGVYNRQFRNQWRDNLIRRQIIKNTANRQTSSISQDGVRNLVALIRSKSST; from the coding sequence ATGATAGACCCcacatttccttttccttcatATCCGAGGGCGCTGCCAACGAAAAGGGACGCACCTGTACTGACATTAGCCGACAGCAGTGATTTTCTGTCGGTGGGACCAATCGTCCCCTTTCATGAGTATTTGCCGCAAAAGACGCGACAGTTTGCGGTAACGTGGCCCAATCAGACAACGATTCGGCATCCAAAAGTCAGTATGCCATTGAATTTGGGAGAAAAATTACTGGGTGACTTCTTGGTGGCCATTGGTGTAACGGCTTGTGTGTCTCCTTTTCTTACCATTATCGACAAAGCTATGGTGCAACGATCGGCAAATTCGCATACGCTGCTACAAAGTGCAACGGAGAGTGCCACAGCCATGAGTAGACACCCCTTCGCCTTTGTAAAGAGTCCTACTTTTTTATGGATGTGGATGACGTACGCTTCCACGTATACAGCGGTCAACATGATCCGCACGTTGACCGAACACCAAGACTACCAATTCGTCCGAGACCACTATCGTAACAATTCCGACGCAATCTCTTCAGCAGCACCGGCAAAGCCAAACACGAACACGGTTGTCTTTCTGGGAACTACCGCCGTCAATACATCGGCGTCGTTGATCCGTGATCGAGCGTACGCTAAAATGTTTGGCAATGCGGCGGCGACCAGCGTCCCGCGCGTCTCGTATGGACTCTGGATGGCACGGGATTTCACCGTAATCGGCTCTAGTTTCGTGCTACCTGAGTATGTGGCAAGTTTTCTCCAGCATCGAAGCAACCTCAATGAAGCCGACGCCCTCAATGTTGCACAGTTAGCGACACCGTTGGCGGCACAAGCCATAGCGGCGCCGTTGCATTTCGTCGGCCTCGACTGCTACAATCGCGCTTTATCGCATCTCCCTGTTGTTCCACGCCTTGTGGAACGTGGCCGATTCCTTGCGAAAGGATTTGTCGAGGTCACGGCTGCCAAGATGATTCGAATCTTGCCCGGATACGGGATTGCCGGTGTGTACAATCGGCAGTTTCGAAATCAATGGCGTGACAACTTGATACGCCGCCAGATCATCAAAAATACTGCCAACAGGCAGACCTCGTCGATCTCACAAGATGGTGTGCGAAACTTGGTTGCTCTGATTCGGAGCAAGTCGTCCACGTAG
- a CDS encoding predicted protein: MPNRLSASSNAHLPRHEQLTTSPSTHSPSTILSSTSIAARTEFLLASTSLVTMISPISKPCYPVFVPPLIRLPSHSSSEASEDPALSWPTNLGEKIVGDVLVATAVTALVSPFLTVVDKALVQRSNGSHTLGQSAWETCVAVAQRPGAYLKSPTYLWMWMTYASTYSAANMLHTVTEHYDYQRDSKTNDTLDQQSNGSYNENTAKTKCTAISSNTATIFVGTTMVNTTASLVKDRAYAKLFGNNSVKAVPNISYGLWMTRDFTVVGSSFILPEYVAAWASHHVEMEPSRVQALSQLGTPILAQTIAGPLHFLGLDCYNRPLSPQTPWNLRVLDRWRVLQQNVIGVVGARMARILPGYGIGGVYNKRWKAQWRDYLIQRQVERSRREELSPASIRQLVALIRSKQQSS, translated from the coding sequence ATGCCGAATCGACTCAGCGCCAGCTCTAACGCTCATTTACCTCGCCATGAACAACTCACGACGAGCCCGTCGACGCATTCACCATCAACGATCCTATCCAGTACCAGCATCGCCGCGCGCACGGAATTTTTACTCGCGTCGACCAGCTTGGTCACGATGATTTCCCCCATCAGTAAACCATGCTATCCCGTCTTTGTTCCACCTCTCATTCGTCTTCCCTCGCACAGCTCAAGTGAAGCAAGTGAAGACCCAGCGCTCTCCTGGCCCACGAATCTCGGGGAGAAGATTGTAGGCGACGTCCTTGTAGCCACCGCCGTCACGGCGCTGGTATCGCCGTTTCTGACGGTCGTCGACAAGGCCTTGGTCCAGCGGTCCAACGGATCGCACACCCTCGGGCAATCAGCGTGGGAGACCTGTGTCGCCGTAGCACAACGACCCGGGGCCTACCTCAAATCACCGACCTATCTTTGGATGTGGATGACTTATGCCAGTACCTACAGTGCCGCCAACATGCTGCACACCGTCACGGAACACTACGACTATCAACGGGATTCGAAGACGAATGATACCCTCGATCAGCAAAGTAACGGTAGCTACAACGAAAACACTGCGAAGACCAAGTGCACAGCTATCAGTAGCAACACTGCCACTATCTTTGTCGGTACCACTATGGTGAATACTACAGCTTCGCTTGTCAAGGACAGGGCTTACGCCAAGCTCTTTGGCAACAACTCGGTCAAGGCTGTCCCGAACATATCCTACGGATTGTGGATGACCCGAGACTTTACCGTCGTGGGCTCGTCCTTTATTCTTCCCGAGTACGTGGCTGCTTGGGCGTCGCATCACGTTGAAATGGAGCCTTCGAGGGTTCAGGCGCTATCCCAGCTGGGAACGCCCATCCTCGCACAAACTATTGCGGGACCGTTGCACTTTTTGGGCCTGGATTGTTACAACCGACCCTTGTCACCACAGACTCCGTGGAACCTACGCGTACTAGATCGATGGCGCGTGCTGCAGCAAAACGTGATTGGGGTCGTCGGTGCCCGCATGGCTCGCATCTTGCCCGGCTACGGTATTGGTGGAGTATACAACAAACGCTGGAAGGCCCAATGGCGCGACTATCTTATCCAGCGACAAGTGGAACGCTCGCGAAGGGAAGAACTTTCGCCCGCATCCATTCGACAACTCGTCGCCTTGATTCGCAGCAAGCAACAGTCGTCCTAA